A part of Halogeometricum sp. S3BR5-2 genomic DNA contains:
- the azf gene encoding NAD-dependent glucose-6-phosphate dehydrogenase: MDEPVLLTGAGGRVGQAILRHIGDRFEWRLLDREQLGEEKRPDSVAEDDVFATDITDEAGVREAMDGVYAVVHLAGDPRPEAPWDSVLRNNIDGTHALFQAAVDAGVEKFAFASSNHAVGAYETTDRKPDLYRPEDEFRLDGTELPRPSNLYGVSKATGEILGRYYHDHYDLSVVNVRIGNLTEGHPPIDYERGQAMWLSYRDCAHLFERCVLADYDYEIVYGISGNDRRYYSIDRARSVLGYEPTDNSAEYEGEGENEPESADEA; the protein is encoded by the coding sequence ATGGACGAACCGGTTCTGCTGACAGGGGCTGGCGGGCGTGTCGGACAGGCCATTCTCCGGCACATCGGGGACCGATTCGAGTGGCGACTGCTGGACCGCGAACAGTTGGGGGAGGAGAAACGACCGGACTCGGTCGCCGAGGACGACGTGTTCGCGACGGACATCACCGACGAGGCGGGCGTCCGCGAGGCGATGGACGGCGTCTACGCCGTCGTCCACCTCGCCGGCGACCCGCGTCCGGAGGCGCCGTGGGACAGCGTCCTCCGGAACAACATCGACGGCACGCACGCGCTGTTTCAGGCGGCGGTGGACGCGGGCGTCGAGAAGTTCGCCTTCGCGTCGTCGAACCACGCCGTCGGCGCCTACGAGACGACCGACCGGAAGCCGGACCTCTACCGGCCCGAGGACGAGTTCCGCCTCGACGGCACCGAACTCCCCCGCCCGAGCAACCTCTACGGCGTGAGCAAGGCGACCGGCGAGATTCTCGGTCGCTACTACCACGACCACTACGACCTCTCCGTCGTCAACGTCCGCATCGGCAACCTGACGGAGGGACATCCGCCCATCGACTACGAACGCGGGCAGGCGATGTGGCTCTCCTACCGCGACTGCGCGCACCTGTTCGAGCGCTGCGTCCTCGCCGACTACGACTACGAAATCGTCTACGGAATCAGCGGCAACGACCGCAGGTACTACTCCATCGACCGCGCGCGGTCCGTCCTCGGCTACGAACCCACCGACAACTCCGCCGAGTACGAGGGCGAAGGCGAGAACGAACCCGAGTCCGCCGACGAGGCGTGA
- a CDS encoding dihydroneopterin aldolase family protein has translation MPTDAENACFEAGIKFGSLYHQFAGTPVSPDSADSLARAMEESIENQPHCEDVRVTMLEDELAAELAASTADYTELTGRFLEVEMEIEYEGLTAETRMEMEDGYPLMKLVSVEE, from the coding sequence ATGCCCACCGACGCCGAGAACGCCTGCTTCGAGGCGGGAATCAAGTTCGGGTCGCTGTACCACCAGTTCGCCGGGACGCCCGTCAGTCCCGACAGCGCCGACAGCCTCGCGCGAGCGATGGAGGAGTCGATAGAGAACCAGCCCCACTGCGAGGACGTGCGCGTGACGATGCTCGAGGACGAACTGGCGGCCGAACTCGCCGCGTCGACGGCCGACTACACGGAACTGACGGGCCGGTTCCTCGAAGTCGAGATGGAAATCGAGTACGAGGGACTGACCGCGGAGACGCGAATGGAGATGGAGGACGGCTACCCGCTGATGAAACTCGTCTCCGTCGAAGAGTGA
- a CDS encoding DUF5790 family protein, translating to MSSQSTLADDDLFGEAAEEMRAEVEDHLDAARSALPAADDVWDAEADNVLGVLNGLRSSLDVGDADDHLRQAKKTFIIGQRAEAFEDADDLEEEIESMTELLDSVRETGELVGELTSAMPQLRSQLQEAEDASEADAGEEEEEEADADDEEAEEEEEAEADVDADEESADEAEADD from the coding sequence ATGAGTAGCCAGAGCACACTCGCTGATGACGACCTGTTCGGAGAGGCTGCTGAGGAGATGCGCGCGGAGGTCGAAGACCATCTCGACGCCGCCCGAAGCGCGCTTCCCGCCGCCGACGACGTCTGGGACGCCGAGGCCGACAACGTTCTCGGCGTTCTCAACGGCCTGCGCTCCTCGCTGGACGTGGGCGACGCCGACGACCACCTGCGACAGGCCAAGAAGACGTTCATCATCGGCCAGCGAGCCGAGGCGTTCGAGGACGCCGACGACTTAGAAGAGGAGATAGAGTCAATGACGGAACTGCTCGACTCCGTCCGCGAGACGGGCGAACTCGTGGGCGAACTCACGAGCGCGATGCCGCAACTGCGGAGTCAGTTGCAGGAGGCCGAGGACGCCTCGGAGGCGGACGCCGGGGAGGAGGAAGAAGAGGAAGCCGACGCCGACGACGAAGAAGCAGAAGAAGAGGAGGAAGCGGAGGCTGACGTCGACGCCGACGAGGAGTCGGCGGACGAGGCCGAAGCGGACGACTGA
- a CDS encoding creatininase family protein, whose amino-acid sequence MRLTEATWTDVSDLAGETDIAYLPVGSTEQHGPHAPLGTDAFTAEAVAEAGAEAYDGEVVVAPTLPVGVAAEHRQFPGTLWLSPDTFRDTVRETATSLASHGFDRVVVVNGHGGNVDALREVTGTITREDDAYAVAFTWFEAVGDYGAEMGHGGKLETALLRRVAPELVREDRIEEARDGGSPRWGDWTAGVNLAHDSAEFTENGVVGDPSAGSAEVGEELLELAASSLSRLTSAVAERDVSRPERRE is encoded by the coding sequence ATGCGACTCACGGAGGCGACGTGGACGGACGTATCGGACCTCGCGGGCGAGACGGACATCGCCTACCTGCCGGTCGGCAGCACCGAACAACACGGCCCGCACGCGCCGCTCGGAACCGACGCGTTCACCGCCGAAGCCGTCGCCGAGGCGGGGGCGGAGGCGTACGACGGCGAGGTGGTCGTCGCGCCGACGCTCCCCGTCGGCGTCGCCGCCGAGCACCGGCAGTTCCCCGGGACGCTGTGGCTCTCGCCGGACACGTTCCGCGATACCGTCCGCGAGACGGCGACCAGCCTCGCCTCCCACGGCTTCGACCGCGTGGTCGTCGTCAACGGTCACGGCGGGAACGTCGACGCCCTGCGCGAGGTGACGGGGACGATAACGCGAGAGGACGACGCCTACGCCGTCGCGTTCACCTGGTTCGAGGCCGTCGGCGACTACGGCGCGGAGATGGGACACGGCGGCAAACTGGAGACGGCGCTGCTCCGACGGGTCGCGCCCGAACTGGTCCGCGAGGACCGCATCGAGGAGGCGCGCGACGGCGGGAGTCCGCGCTGGGGCGACTGGACCGCCGGGGTCAACCTGGCCCACGACTCCGCGGAGTTCACGGAGAACGGCGTCGTCGGGGACCCCTCGGCGGGGAGCGCCGAGGTGGGCGAGGAACTGCTCGAACTGGCGGCGTCGTCGCTGTCGCGACTCACCTCGGCCGTCGCCGAACGGGACGTCTCGCGACCCGAACGGCGCGAGTGA
- a CDS encoding DUF5789 family protein — protein sequence MSDERSQGVDFGELGDELENHDYPATAEELTEEYGDWTVEYNDGEETLSNALEGVGVDEFQSAEEVFETVMMMVGEEATDEGHSGRGAGTAPDEDTDSF from the coding sequence ATGAGCGACGAACGAAGCCAAGGCGTCGACTTCGGCGAGTTGGGCGACGAACTGGAGAATCACGACTACCCCGCGACCGCCGAGGAACTGACCGAGGAGTACGGCGACTGGACCGTCGAGTACAACGACGGCGAGGAGACCCTCTCGAACGCCCTCGAAGGCGTCGGCGTCGACGAGTTCCAGTCGGCCGAGGAAGTGTTCGAGACGGTGATGATGATGGTCGGCGAAGAGGCCACCGACGAGGGTCACAGCGGACGCGGCGCCGGTACCGCCCCCGACGAAGACACCGACTCGTTCTGA
- a CDS encoding ABC transporter ATP-binding protein yields the protein MAPPVDEDDPFEDQRANVDNPMGRLFAEYGRENSFAFVVGLLSSVLARLLDLIPPVLLTVAVDAIFLDERAFDLWLVPDAWIPSTQTGQLYLSTALIAGAFFGGAAFHWSRNWGWNSFSQHIQHAVRTDTYDKMQRLNMDFFADKQTGEMMSILSNDVNRLERFLNDGMNSAFRLGVMVVGIAAILLYWNWQLAVVTLLVVPLIGYFTYRFIQTIQPKYADVRSSVGRVNSRLENNLGGIQVIKTSNTESFESDRVEDVSGDYFDANWDAIGTRIKFFPALRVMAGAGFVLTFLVGGVWVLTYQATESAPLFFSGALTPGEFVGFIIFTQRFIWPMAQFGQIINMYQRAKASSARIFGLMDEPSRITEDPNADELAVGEGGVVYDDVTFGYDEGETIVEDVSFEVGGGETLALVGPTGAGKSTVLKLLLRMYDVDEGAIEIDGTDVRDVTIPSLRRAIGYVSQDTFMFYGTVAENIKYGSFGADDEEVVEAAKAAEAHGFISNLPEGYDTEIGERGVKLSGGQRQRLSIARAILKDPEILVLDEATSDVDTETEMLIQRSLDRLTEDRTTFSIAHRLSTIKDADTILVLEDGRVVERGGHDELLAEDGLYAHLWGVQAGEIDELPEEFVERASRRASRTAVESESGGD from the coding sequence ATGGCTCCTCCTGTAGACGAAGACGACCCCTTCGAGGACCAACGGGCGAACGTCGACAACCCGATGGGGCGGCTGTTCGCCGAGTACGGGCGGGAGAACTCGTTCGCGTTCGTCGTCGGTCTGCTCTCCAGCGTCCTCGCCCGCCTCCTCGACCTCATCCCGCCGGTGTTGCTCACCGTCGCCGTCGACGCCATCTTCCTCGACGAGCGGGCGTTCGACCTCTGGCTCGTCCCCGACGCGTGGATTCCGAGCACGCAGACGGGACAGCTCTACCTCTCGACGGCGCTCATCGCCGGCGCCTTCTTCGGCGGCGCGGCGTTCCACTGGTCCCGCAACTGGGGCTGGAACTCCTTCTCTCAGCACATCCAACACGCCGTTCGGACCGATACCTACGACAAGATGCAGCGGCTCAACATGGACTTCTTCGCCGACAAGCAGACCGGCGAGATGATGTCCATCCTCTCGAACGACGTCAACCGGTTGGAGCGATTCCTCAACGACGGGATGAACTCCGCGTTCCGCCTCGGCGTGATGGTCGTCGGCATCGCCGCCATCCTCCTCTACTGGAACTGGCAGTTGGCCGTCGTCACCCTGCTGGTCGTCCCCCTCATCGGCTACTTCACCTACCGGTTCATCCAGACCATCCAGCCGAAGTACGCCGACGTCCGCTCGTCGGTCGGCCGCGTCAACTCCCGACTGGAGAACAACCTCGGCGGCATCCAGGTCATCAAAACCTCGAACACCGAGAGCTTCGAGTCAGACCGCGTCGAGGACGTCTCGGGCGACTACTTCGACGCCAACTGGGACGCCATCGGCACGCGCATCAAGTTCTTCCCGGCCCTCCGCGTCATGGCGGGTGCCGGCTTCGTACTCACCTTCCTCGTCGGCGGCGTCTGGGTGCTCACCTACCAGGCGACCGAGTCCGCGCCGCTCTTCTTCAGCGGGGCGCTCACCCCCGGCGAGTTCGTCGGCTTCATCATCTTCACCCAGCGGTTCATCTGGCCGATGGCCCAATTCGGTCAAATTATTAACATGTATCAGCGGGCGAAGGCCTCCAGCGCCCGCATCTTCGGGCTGATGGACGAACCCTCCCGCATCACCGAGGACCCGAACGCCGACGAACTCGCCGTCGGCGAGGGCGGTGTCGTCTACGACGACGTGACGTTCGGCTACGACGAGGGCGAGACCATCGTCGAGGACGTCTCCTTCGAGGTCGGCGGCGGCGAGACGCTCGCCCTCGTGGGTCCAACGGGCGCCGGGAAGTCGACGGTCCTCAAGTTGCTCCTCCGGATGTACGACGTGGACGAGGGCGCCATCGAAATCGACGGCACCGACGTCCGCGACGTGACCATTCCGAGCCTCCGGCGGGCCATCGGCTACGTGAGTCAGGACACGTTCATGTTCTACGGCACCGTCGCCGAGAACATCAAGTACGGGTCGTTCGGCGCCGACGACGAGGAAGTCGTCGAGGCCGCGAAGGCCGCCGAGGCCCACGGCTTCATCTCGAACCTCCCCGAGGGCTACGACACCGAAATCGGCGAGCGCGGCGTGAAGCTCTCGGGCGGGCAGCGCCAGCGACTCTCCATCGCCCGCGCCATCCTCAAAGACCCCGAAATCCTCGTCCTCGACGAGGCCACCTCCGACGTCGACACGGAGACGGAGATGCTCATCCAGCGCTCCTTGGACCGCCTCACGGAGGACCGGACGACGTTCAGCATCGCCCACCGTCTCTCGACCATCAAGGACGCCGACACCATCCTCGTCCTCGAGGACGGCCGGGTGGTCGAGCGCGGCGGACACGACGAACTGCTCGCCGAGGACGGCCTCTACGCGCACCTGTGGGGCGTGCAGGCCGGCGAGATAGACGAACTGCCGGAGGAGTTCGTCGAACGCGCCAGTCGCCGCGCCTCGCGGACGGCGGTGGAGTCCGAGTCCGGCGGCGACTGA
- a CDS encoding DUF7538 family protein yields the protein MSDAADAAALADLEGWRAEGFAARVHYRGADDRYSIEYYEPSACVLYWKVKGDGETAVPVGRETVPDPLRARVREDLSEAGIDPEVESRQL from the coding sequence ATGAGTGACGCCGCAGACGCCGCCGCACTGGCCGACTTGGAGGGGTGGCGCGCCGAGGGGTTCGCCGCCCGCGTCCACTACCGCGGCGCCGACGACCGATACAGCATCGAGTACTACGAACCCTCCGCGTGCGTCCTCTACTGGAAGGTGAAAGGCGACGGCGAGACGGCGGTTCCCGTCGGCCGGGAGACGGTTCCCGACCCCCTCCGCGCCCGCGTCAGAGAGGACCTCTCCGAGGCCGGTATCGACCCCGAGGTGGAGTCGCGGCAGCTTTGA
- a CDS encoding DUF192 domain-containing protein has product MVSRYSLGSAVLVVLVLVSAGALAVASNPTLLPGDGGDYNRTSVSVVSDGEVLTEVDVRVADTYEKRYTGLSDTESLGPDEGMLFVHDSEGEHAYVMREMAFPLDIVFIDANGTITRIHHAELPPEGSEGDLTRYRGTGKYVLEVPYGYTNETGVSAGDTVRIDGY; this is encoded by the coding sequence ATGGTCTCGCGGTACTCGCTCGGGTCGGCCGTCCTCGTCGTCCTCGTCCTCGTCTCGGCGGGCGCACTCGCCGTCGCCTCGAATCCGACGCTGCTCCCCGGCGACGGCGGCGACTACAACCGAACCTCCGTCTCCGTCGTCTCCGACGGCGAGGTCCTGACCGAAGTCGACGTGCGCGTCGCCGACACCTACGAGAAGCGTTACACGGGTCTCAGCGACACCGAATCGCTCGGACCCGACGAGGGGATGCTGTTCGTCCACGACTCCGAGGGCGAACACGCCTACGTGATGCGGGAGATGGCCTTCCCGCTCGACATCGTCTTTATCGACGCCAACGGAACTATCACGCGGATACACCACGCCGAACTCCCGCCCGAGGGCTCCGAGGGCGACCTGACGCGCTACCGCGGCACCGGGAAGTACGTGCTCGAAGTGCCGTACGGCTACACCAACGAGACGGGCGTCAGCGCGGGCGACACGGTCAGAATCGACGGTTACTGA
- a CDS encoding DoxX family protein, with protein MSTSSRIERPLLYLMSAFYAFAGVMHFVVPETYERIVPPQFPRRRALVYVSGVAEVVLGVGVLFRRTRRPSAWGLVALLFAVFPANVYMATNDTLGDVVPDRFRGVARVAAWVRLPLQGVLMLWALRYARPASDPTGESS; from the coding sequence ATGTCCACGTCCTCTCGGATCGAGCGGCCGCTGTTGTACCTGATGAGCGCCTTCTACGCGTTCGCCGGCGTGATGCACTTCGTCGTCCCGGAGACGTACGAGCGAATCGTCCCGCCGCAGTTCCCCCGGCGGCGCGCCCTCGTCTACGTCTCCGGCGTCGCGGAGGTGGTTCTCGGCGTCGGCGTCCTCTTCCGACGGACGCGCCGCCCGTCGGCGTGGGGTCTCGTGGCCCTGTTGTTCGCCGTCTTTCCGGCGAACGTCTACATGGCGACGAACGACACGCTGGGCGACGTGGTTCCCGACCGCTTCCGGGGGGTCGCCCGCGTCGCGGCGTGGGTTCGGCTCCCGCTACAGGGCGTCCTGATGCTGTGGGCGTTGCGGTACGCGCGCCCGGCGTCCGACCCGACGGGCGAGTCGTCGTAA
- a CDS encoding DUF502 domain-containing protein, translating into MSGSDSSTPSHPSAKEAGESLYEGTLDVLMRGIGIIIPFIVTLYILNVALEFVTNALRPVIDLLQWLGVISFVKSAGFIQLLIELEIYSVVIDFFTELVAILVLLGVIVLVGSVGRNRYGERVISFVDLAISSIPGLGTVYKSFRRMGDVMLDQEAENFQEIKLVQLLGDDVYVIGFETAQSPTTVEETTGHDEMVTMFVPLAPNPVTGGFLTHVPRSQVYDVDMTIEEGVRSILTSGVATGDNSQQKTELTMGDLDKITDIDNLQNAIARDEEDTERENESEDTTGDEPRRDGTDSNGS; encoded by the coding sequence ATGTCTGGTTCGGACTCATCCACCCCGTCCCATCCGAGTGCGAAGGAGGCCGGCGAATCCCTCTACGAAGGAACGCTTGACGTGTTGATGCGAGGTATCGGTATCATCATTCCGTTCATCGTCACGCTGTACATCCTCAACGTCGCCCTCGAGTTCGTCACGAACGCTCTCCGTCCGGTCATCGACCTGCTGCAGTGGCTCGGCGTCATCTCGTTCGTCAAGAGCGCCGGGTTCATCCAGTTGCTCATCGAACTGGAGATATACTCGGTAGTCATCGACTTCTTCACGGAACTGGTCGCGATTCTGGTTCTCCTCGGCGTCATCGTCCTCGTCGGCTCCGTCGGTCGGAACCGCTACGGCGAACGCGTCATCAGTTTCGTCGACCTCGCCATCTCCTCTATCCCCGGTCTCGGAACCGTCTACAAGAGTTTCCGGCGGATGGGCGACGTGATGCTCGACCAGGAGGCGGAGAACTTCCAAGAGATAAAACTCGTCCAACTGCTCGGCGACGACGTCTACGTCATCGGCTTCGAGACGGCCCAGTCGCCGACGACGGTCGAGGAGACGACGGGTCACGACGAGATGGTGACGATGTTCGTCCCCCTCGCACCGAACCCCGTCACCGGCGGCTTCCTCACGCACGTCCCGCGAAGTCAGGTGTACGACGTGGACATGACCATCGAGGAGGGCGTCCGGAGCATCCTCACGAGCGGCGTCGCCACCGGCGACAACAGCCAGCAGAAGACCGAACTGACGATGGGCGACTTAGATAAGATCACCGACATCGACAACCTCCAGAACGCCATCGCGCGCGACGAGGAGGATACCGAGCGCGAGAACGAGAGCGAAGATACAACCGGAGACGAACCCCGTCGAGACGGTACCGACTCGAACGGTTCGTAA
- a CDS encoding DUF5995 family protein, which produces MQPTARSSGPARRRRRVRAAAEGVRRRPPTPSARQSDPELLALSAEPYADADEAHDRLRALCAAFEARGDRRAAFLSVYVRMTGAVAERIRRGAFEDPEWVHDYLVAFANLYRVAVHDYESGNFASLADPWLLAFDAAERGDSLVVQDAALGVNAHINYDLSLAVAAVDVDPDRAIKRADHRAVTDVIRDVVDATQDALAARDAAGLRALDESLGPFDERFLVFTVDECRDSAWRTAVALRSRSRLRRRLARWTNAVTSTGAAHLILSSRANDRVHESLRALERAAEEER; this is translated from the coding sequence ATGCAACCGACCGCGCGGTCGTCCGGCCCCGCGCGGCGCCGCAGACGGGTCCGCGCCGCCGCCGAGGGCGTCCGCAGGCGCCCGCCGACGCCGTCCGCCCGGCAGAGTGACCCCGAACTGCTGGCGCTCTCGGCCGAACCCTACGCCGACGCCGACGAGGCGCACGACCGACTGCGGGCGCTCTGCGCGGCGTTCGAGGCGCGCGGGGACCGCCGGGCCGCGTTCCTCTCGGTGTACGTGCGGATGACCGGCGCCGTCGCGGAGCGCATCCGACGCGGAGCGTTCGAGGACCCCGAGTGGGTCCACGACTACCTCGTCGCCTTCGCGAACCTCTATCGAGTCGCCGTCCACGACTACGAGTCGGGGAACTTCGCGTCGCTGGCCGACCCGTGGCTGCTGGCGTTCGACGCCGCCGAACGCGGCGACTCGCTCGTCGTTCAGGACGCGGCGCTCGGCGTGAACGCCCACATCAACTACGACCTCTCGCTGGCCGTGGCCGCCGTCGACGTCGACCCCGACCGGGCGATCAAGCGCGCCGACCACCGCGCCGTCACCGACGTCATCCGCGACGTCGTCGACGCGACGCAGGACGCCCTGGCGGCGCGGGACGCCGCCGGACTCCGGGCGCTCGACGAGTCGCTCGGACCGTTCGACGAGCGGTTTCTCGTCTTCACCGTCGACGAGTGCCGCGACAGCGCGTGGCGGACGGCCGTCGCGCTCCGGTCGCGTTCGCGCCTGCGGCGGCGACTGGCGCGCTGGACGAACGCCGTCACTTCGACGGGCGCCGCGCATCTCATCCTCTCCTCGCGGGCGAACGACCGGGTCCACGAGTCGCTGCGGGCGCTCGAACGCGCCGCCGAGGAGGAGCGCTGA